One window of Camelina sativa cultivar DH55 chromosome 4, Cs, whole genome shotgun sequence genomic DNA carries:
- the LOC104780375 gene encoding serine/threonine-protein kinase GRIK1, translating into MFRDSFSFVAQAMGCFGCFGCSERSRPSPNPYDDDDDDDDRGSGDETSNAGGGDEEEEVEELSRSKRSEEILICKLQNGLICRQFPVKETNKLVRGEDEDGKKTINEFVRERKIGAGSYGKVVLYRSTVDDKYYAIKAFHKSHLLRLRVAPSETAMGDVLREVMIMKILEHPNIVNLIEVIDDPEFDEFYMVLEYVDGKWAYDDSGALGENTARKYLRDVVAGLMYLHAHNVIHGDIKPDNLFVTSTGRVKIGDFSVSQVFKDDDDQLRRSPGTPVFTAPECCLGITYGGKSADTWAVGVTLYRMILGLYPFLGDTLQDTYDKIVHNPLIIPDELNPQLRDLIEGLLCKDPNQRMTLKAVAEHPWVTGEDGAISEYLCWCKRKAGEEETA; encoded by the exons ATGTTTCGTGATAGTTTTTCATTTGTTGCCCAAGCGATGggttgttttggttgttttggttGCTCTGAGAGATCAAGACCATCACCAAATCCgtacgatgatgatgatgatgatgatgatagaggAAGTGGTGATGAAACCAGTAATGCgggaggaggagatgaagaagaggaagtggAGGAGCTGAGCCGTTCGAAACGATCTGAAGAGATTTTGATATGTAAATTACAAAATGGATTAATATGCAGGCAGTTTCCAGTTAAGGAAACTAACAAACTTGTACGCGGAGAG GATGAAGATGGAAAGAAGACAATAAATGAGTTTGTTCGTGAGCGTAAAATTGGAGCTGGTAGTTATGGGAAAGTG GTTCTATATCGAAGCACTGTGGATGACAAGTATTATGCTATTAAG gCTTTTCACAAGTCACATTTATTAAGGCTACGGGTTGCACCTTCAGAAACTGCTATGGGGGATGTTCTTCGTGAG GTTATGATTATGAAAATCCTGGAGCATCCTAATATCGTTAATCTCATTGAGGTGATTGACGACCCTGAGTTTGATGAATTTTACATGG TTCTGGAATATGTTGATGGAAAATGGGCTTATGATGATTCTGGTGCTCTCGGAGAAAATACTGCTAGAAAGTACTTGCGGGATGTAGTTGCTGGCCTCATGTATCTTCATGCTCAT AATGTAATTCATGGGGACATCAAACCAGACAATTTGTTTGTTACTAGTACGGGGAGAGTGAAAATAGGAGATTTCAGTGTCAGCCAAGTATTCAAG gatgatgatgatcaactCCGTAGATCTCCCGGGACTCCTGTCTTTACTGCCCCGGAATGTTGTTTAGGTATAACATACGGTGGCAAATCTGCAGACACATGGGCAGTGGGAGTTACTTTGTATCGTATGATATTAGGACTATACCCGTTTCTTGGTGATACACTTCAGGATACTTATGACAAG ATTGTTCACAACCCGTTAATTATCCCGGATGAACTGAATCCTCAACTGAGGGACTTGATTGAAGGTCTCCTTTGCAAAG ATCCAAACCAGAGGATGACGTTGAAAGCTGTTGCGGAGCATCCATGGGTTACTGGAGAAGACGGGGCTATTTCGGAATACTTGTGTTGGTGTAAACGCAAAGCTGGAGAAGAGGAAACAGCATAA
- the LOC104780374 gene encoding vegetative cell wall protein gp1-like — MKLGIIIVAMTLMLVLVSGEISTKSSPAPSPDLAVNPADSPMSHRAHPPELGSPPSPAQSPIEYSSPPEPETTHSPSPSPSPSISPPLPNDSQSPSSSSSPSPSQEASDINHSDMTGIEGKKSPSSGGGGMSGGKKVGVAFGVIAAVCVVGVAGFVYKKRQENIRRSRYGYAANEIL; from the coding sequence ATGAAGCTCGGAATCATCATTGTTGCTATGACGCTAATGCTCGTACTCGTCTCCGGTGAGATTTCAACTAAATCTTCACCAGCTCCGTCACCGGATCTAGCCGTAAACCCAGCAGATTCGCCTATGAGTCACCGCGCACATCCGCCGGAACTCGGATCTCCTCCTTCTCCGGCGCAATCTCCAATTGAATACTCTTCTCCTCCAGAACCTGAAACGACAcactctccttctccttctccttctccgtcgATCTCTCCGCCATTACCGAATGATTCTCAATCTccttcgtcgtcttcgtctccGTCTCCGTCGCAGGAAGCTAGTGATATCAACCACAGCGATATGACTGGGATCGAAGGGAAAAAATCACCGTCgtccggaggaggaggaatgagTGGAGGGAAGAAGGTAGGGGTAGCTTTCGGAGTGATTGCGGCGGTGTGTGTGGTTGGAGTCGCCGGATTTGTGTACAAGAAACGGCAAGAGAATATCCGCAGATCTCGTTACGGTTACGCCGCCAATGAGATtctgtag
- the LOC104780371 gene encoding serpin-Z4 translates to MENQNNVAILLAKHVIATVANGSNLVFSPMSINILLCLIAAGSNCVTKQEILSFLMSPTSNHLNTVLAKTVSVAFANGMNRSDLHLSTAYGVWIDKSFSFKPSFKELLENSYKATCSQVDFATKPAEVIDEVNTWAELHTNGLIKQILSQDSIKSIRESTLILANAVYFKGAWSKNFDAKLTKSNDFHLLDGTTVKVPFMTNYKKQYLEYYDGFKVLRLPYVEDQRQFAMYIYLPNDKDGLPTLLEEIASKPGFLDNHIPRQRILVEDFRIPKFKFSFEFNASDVLKDMGLTLPFTHGSLTEMVESPTNIAENMHVSKIIHKAFIEVDEEGTEAAAVSVASMTKDMLLMGNFVADHPFLFTVREEKSGVILFMGQVLDPSKH, encoded by the exons ATGGAGAATCAAAACAACGTTGCGATATTACTAGCAAAGCATGTCATTGCCACGGTTGCCAACGGCTCCAACCTTGTCTTCTCACCAATGTCAATCAACATTTTGCTCTGCCTTATTGCCGCTGGTTCCAACTGCGTTACAAAACAAGAAATCCTATCATTCCTCATGTCGCCTACATCGAATCACCTCAACACAGTCTTGGCCAAGACCGTATCTGTTGCCTTCGCtaatggaatgaatagaagtgaCTTGCACTTATCTACGGCTTATGGTGTCTGGATCGACAAATCTTTCTCCTTCAAGCCTTCCTTTAAAGAGCTTTTGGAGAACTCCTATAAGGCTACTTGTAGTCAAGTTGACTTCGCAACCAAG CCTGCTGAAGTGATTGATGAAGTGAATACATGGGCTGAACTCCACACTAATGGACTCATCAAGCAGATCCTTTCACAAGATTCTATCAAAAGTATCCGTGAAAGTACGCTAATACTTGCAAATGCAGTCTACTTCAAAGGAGCTTGGAGCAAAAATTTTGATGCAAAGTTAACAAAGAGTAACGATTTCCATCTTCTTGACGGCACCACTGTGAAAGTCCCCTTCATGACCAATTACAAGAAGCAATACCTAGAATATTATGATGGTTTCAAAGTTTTGCGTCTTCCTTATGTAGAGGATCAACGTCAATTCGCCATGTACATTTATCTTCCTAATGATAAAGATGGATTACCTACTCTGCTTGAGGAAATAGCCTCCAAACCGGGATTTCTTGATAACCATATTCCACGCCAACGTATATTAGTTGAAGATTTCAGAATTCCAAAGTTTAAGTTCTCTTTCGAGTTTAACGCTTCGGATGTTTTGAAGGACATGGGGCTGACTTTACCATTTACACATGGTAGTCTAACCGAGATGGTTGAATCACCTACCAATATTGCTGAGAATATGCACGTCTCAAAAATTATCCACAAAGCTTTCATTGAGGTGGATGAAGAGGGAACTGAAGCTGCAGCCGTTTCTGTTGCTTCCATGACAAAAGACATGTTGTTGATGGGAAATTTTGTAGCTGACCATCCATTTCTATTCAcagtgagagaagagaagagtggAGTGATTTTGTTCATGGGTCAAGTTCTTGATCCTTCAAAACACTAA
- the LOC104780370 gene encoding uncharacterized protein LOC104780370 → MATRKSYYQRPSHRFLQTDRSSHNDSEFEFDESDLYSTRSSDPPDFRRKLFSSSNRRSSPSPATVKTTTTVVASSLPVNVPDWSKILGKENHNRHVRRRSIENDEDGGGGELLPPHEYLAKTRMASFSVHEGVGRTLKGRDMSRVRNAILEKTGFLD, encoded by the coding sequence ATGGCGACGCGTAAGAGCTATTACCAAAGGCCGAGTCATCGCTTCCTTCAAACAGATCGGTCTTCTCACAACGATTCAGAATTCGAGTTCGACGAGTCTGATCTCTACTCCACCCGCTCGTCCGATCCACCTGATTTTCGTCGTAAACTCTTCTCATCATCGAACCGTAGATCGTCTCCGTCTCCGGCGACCGTGAAAACCACTACTACGGTAGTAGCTTCGTCGCTTCCGGTGAACGTGCCGGATTGGTCTAAGATTCTAGGGAAAGAGAATCATAATCGTCATGTCAGGAGAAGAAGCATCGAAAACGACGAAGACGGCGGCGGAGGAGAGTTATTGCCGCCGCATGAGTATTTGGCGAAGACGAGAATGGCTTCGTTCTCTGTGCATGAAGGTGTTGGGAGGACTTTGAAAGGGAGAGATATGAGTAGGGTTAGAAATGCAATTTTGGAAAAGACTGGGTTCTTGGATTAA